A stretch of Pelecanus crispus isolate bPelCri1 chromosome 3, bPelCri1.pri, whole genome shotgun sequence DNA encodes these proteins:
- the DEFB125 gene encoding beta-defensin 125: MRILQLLFAVIVILLLQDVHARGLSDSQQCRSNHGHCRRLCFHMERWEGSCSNGRLRCCR, translated from the exons ATGCGGATCCTCCAGCTGCTCTTTGCAGTCATTGTCATTCTCCTTCTCCAGGATGTTCACG CAAGAGGTCTTTCGGACAGCCAGCAGTGCAGAAGCAACCACGGCCACTGCCGGAGGCTTTGCTTCCACATGGAGCGCTGGGAAGGGAGCTGCAGCAACGGCCGCCTGCGCTGCTGCCGATGA